The following DNA comes from Alnus glutinosa chromosome 6, dhAlnGlut1.1, whole genome shotgun sequence.
tattttattttgtacacTTTTACTTACTTTCTATATTTCGGACGCATGCAGttgtttaatttgtatttaattattttcatgCTACGTATGTTACGTTGAGAAATAATAATTTGCAAGTTTTGCAACCTAAAGGCGCGTACTAActattagcttctttttttttttttaatttttttaaataaaaaatacaaaaccagACTTCAACCCATTTacataattttgtattttttgtttaataaaaaaataataattatgtcAATAATTATATTATGATGCGTCAACATATCATATCTAGTATCTCTTGTTACGTTATATATATGTGTCTGAACAAAAATCAATATCACGAGTGTATATATGCATGAGACCCAATGGCTTGGGTTAGATTGCCAATGTTCTTGGTTCACCACTACACACAAACAGTACTCTAACTGCTGCTAAGATCGAGCAGGATTTGTTTTGCTATAATCTGTGTTGAGATCGATGCGTATATCTTCTGACTTTGTGGAAGAGTTTGATTTACATGCAATTACGCACTATATGCATGTAATTGCGGGTAATCCTAAAGGACCTGTTGTTACTTGTGGCCGTGGGCGTGCCATGCATGGGCCACTTGATTAACACTATGTGCCCTCGACATGACAAAACATAGTGATGGTTAACACTAATATCGTACCTCCATCCCATCTCTAATATTTTGTTGTGCCTTCTCTCTTtcctctcaatttctctctctctctctctctctctctctctctttcaaaaactttaatttctttatcaagAAGCTTTACTTATTTGAAAATTTCCCTTACTTTTAGAAACTTCCTAAAATTTGCATGTAAGGGACCCATCATATATAGAGTTTGAGtgacaatatataaatatatcttttaggatttaattaaaacatttcatGCATAAAATatagtttaatttatatgaaacaTGTGAACAATATATTAAACAGAATATTCATTAAATAAACCATCATGAAGTATAAGGAAAcatgtatataaaataaataattttagaaagGGAGGAACATTACTTAATTACCTCTCTGATgggctaattaattaattaaggtcgACCTTGTAGCACCCAGAACTTTAATCCCTGAGTAAAAAGGttttaattttgagattaagaccatattataatattttatagacaaaacaataattttaaagcAATTTAAGAGAATACGTGGATATTTATGAAAGAAAATTTGTGTAGTttataatctaaaaaaaataataattaaataaatgatagTTTATAAGTACTTAAGTTGAGAGTACTAGCTGTGTCAACTACCGTATCTATCTGCCCCTGCTACTCTCTCAGCTCTTCTCCTCTTTCCAGAAAGTCTTCTTCAGTAGGGGAGTCGTTTGCCGGGGGAGGgatgcctccctcctcccggtctTTGCATCCTCTCTTAGCCCTTTTAGGGCTAGAGAAGTTTTGTTCCTCCCTGGGTTGTTCCAATGGAGGCTAGAGTCTCCCAGCCattagggctgtggagttttgagTCCCCCCGAACTTGTTCCAGTGGTGGTTTTAGTCCTCTTGGACTATGGAAGTTTATGtagttttcttagtttttttagtttttctctaGTTGTAGCAGGAAAACACTCCATAGAGGCTCTGGAGGGGGTGAGTCCGCCGGTCGTTGGCGGAATGGCTTGGCTATATTTCAGTTTTTATCAATCTTTGAGGCCAGATCTGTGCTGTTTCGCAACCCTTTCGTCGAGACGTGCCCTCCCGCCTTGCTCGTCGCCGTCCTCTGGTTTTGCCGATGCCTCCTTCGGCCGAAAAGCTCATCGGTGATCGGCGCATGGTCATCACGTGCCAGGGTGTTCTTCACATCTTGAGCAGCTCGTGATGGCCACGTTCCGTACATTTTGCCATGTTTGGTGGCGCTCGGAGGTTTCTGGTGCTCGACTGCTGCAGGGGATCTTCTGTCGGCGGCGCGTGTGCTACACGCACCGTCCTCGGTGGTGCTCCTTTCGACCGCAGAGTctgttttggatgtttttcAGCTTGTTTTTAACATAATGTATTTGATAGTCTGCTCTGGGTTAGATTTAGCCTGGTCATTGTGTTTAAGCACAGATTGTGACcgactccatagtgcaagtagaggTTCATATCTCAACGCAGAGGCACACTTCTGTTGGCTAGGTTTATTTGTAGCAACTATCAATATGTTCTGAGTTTTAAGGTAACTGTAGTGGGGTATTTGATTTTCTATGCCTCTGTATTGGTAGTTTGATTGTAATTATGTTACCCTTTGGgattattaataaaatgaagacattctcccttcaaaaaaaaagaaaaaaagttgagaGTACTAACTAGGTTTGGAAATAGGGCTGGACCTCCGACCTGGCctacaaaggaagaaaaaaatgttatacTTCTCAAAAATTCTCTTCAAATGATCtgatataattttattagattaTGACACATCTTCTAAGATAATAAATTACATAGAATTGTAACATCATTTGAAAAACATTTTGAAAAGTATAAAATTTCTCGGCTGAATGGGTCTCCACTCTTGAAGAAGGGGGTGGTCTATATATCGGGATGGATCTCTACCTTTAcattctttttgtgtttttttttttttttttgataaactataattacaaatcactctatgATAATTCTCATATGCGGCAACGTGCTATTAGTTCAAGAGCAATGATTTTCCTACATCATTCATTATATACCTCTCTCACACTTTATCCTACAtgacatcaattttatttttttttttattaaccaaCTTTTAgtgatatatattaaaaaaaaaacaatgacaTGTAAAATAAGATAAGATATGAAAGAGATATGTGAAAGATTTAagagaatcatttctcattgaTTTAGACTTGGTAAAAGAATGAATATATGGCAAACCTCCCTACCTGGGAATTGAAAGAAGCAACCTTGTCAAAATTAGAAATTCAGTACATCAACAACATTTACAAACTTCAAAGGTCAAAGAGAGAGTTTGaatatttctaaaataataaaatttatttatttatttctttttttttatattttttttattggcctCCCTTCTTCTTATCCTTTcccttgagttttttttttttcttttcttttcttccttcattGCTCATggtattatttatatattattttatagcaGAAGAAACCTTAAAagctaaaaaggaaaagggaatGTTCAACCCTATTTCCGATTAAatagattaaataaataaattaaatacacaCTCCCCCGCACATAGctgggaggttttttttttttttttgtttgttagatatattatatatatagccgGGAGGTTAGTTATACTAAAAATTATACGCAAAACACGTCACCTACCACGATGCTCAAAACCTTAGCCTCGTCCACCCGTTtcctcaccaccaccaccaccactaccgccaccaccaccacctcatCTGTCGGCCTCTGCTGCTCCTCACTCCGGAAACCCTTCCTTAATCCTCTCTCCAAGTCCAGACACAGACCCCTTAGACCTCTCTCAAAACCATTCACGACCACCATGAACCTCTTGAACAAGCTCGGCTTCGGCTCCCCTAGGGCCGCACAATCCGCAGGGGACGCCTCAATTGCGCAGGGCCCAGACGACGACGTTCCGGCCCCGGGCCAGCAGTTCGCGCAGTTCGGGGCTGGTTGCTTCTGGGGGGTCGAGCTGGCATTCCAGAGAGTCCCTGGCGTGACGAAGACCGAGGTCGGGTACACCCAGGGGTTCCTGCACAATCCCAGCTACGAGGACGTGTGCTCTGGCACCTCCAACCACTCCGAGGTCGTCAGGGTCCAGTTCGACCCCAAGGAGTGCAGCTTCGACGCTCTGCTCGACGTGTTCTGGGCAAGGCATGACCCAACCACGCTCAATCGGCAGGTGGGTTTGCTGGGTTTTTGCGTCTTGGTGTTAAAATGTGAAGAAATCTCATCTGGCTTTCGCTTATTTGATGAGCTTTGATTGATTTGCCATGTATGTCTGGCCTAGTATCTGATGGGTGTCTTGAATTTTTTGCTAGTTTGGTTGCTAATATTTTGGGAATTGATGGGTGTCTAGTATGGTCTAGTATTTTGGGAATTGATGTTTGGTCTAATATCTTATGGGTGCCTTGAATTTTTTGGTGGTTTGGTTGCTAATATTTTGGGAATTGATGGTTGATTTGTCCCTGATTGTACTAATAATTCTTAGGTTTTGATTAAATTGTTCTGAGATTGAAGATTGATTTTTTCTAGGTTCTGGTTGTTTTCCTTGCTGATATTTTCAAGTTCTGTTTTGTGGttactttttaacaatttttagaCTAAGCTGGGTTGACGAGCTTTCATTTTCATAGCTTTTAGTTGGTGAGCTCTGTAGATGCCTCTGTGTTTGTGGTTATTTTGTAATGTCCTCTAGCTAGTGGTTatatctgtattttttttttctcgtggATCTATCTGCGGATTTTTCAAGCAATGTTATTTGGCATTTTCCTGGTTTTGggcttattgattttttttttaatcggaaAGGAAATGAGTAGCTATGAAGTGCATTGTATCTGAGGTATGTCGGTCAATTCGCTACTTGATCCacctattttaattaatatgcggttatttttcctttatttttaaattctatGGATGGATTATTCAAGAGAAACTTCAAAACCGTCTGTTTTAAGATGGCATCTGGATTATTCTCTTAATATATCACCATTCCGACCATATTGAAACAACCCTTTTTGACTTCAGTTGTGTTTCCCTTAGCCGttattatcaatttaataggaGGATGTGTTTTTCCTGTTGTGCCCCCTGTTGTTAGGCTGTCCAGTCTTCCAGTATTGGGAAGATGTTAAGTTATGAAATTTACTAGGGGAATTCTTGGAGATGGATATGACTGTGTAGAAACTTTTAATGTgtgtttgaaattttatatttgCATACATATTGTGTTATATGGTTTGATTATATGCTTCTGGAAATAGGACTATTGATGGGCCTACTTTTTCATCTTGATTCACATGATACTCTTaaatttctttaatgttttggCTACTCATTCGCATTTTTCTGATACGTGTAAGtgcattttgttttgtattacaAAAAAGGGGTCtgctttaagttttttattacCCAATGGTCTTGATCCTGGGAGCACTTTTTGTGGATTCTTCCATTGTCATTTTCTGTTCCATCACATGGACGTTTTAAATCAATATAGGCTTTAGTTGCGGTTTAATTTTATCATATATAGTTTTCGTCTACACTTGTATGGGAGTGTTAGATTCTTCTAAGGACATGCTAATGGCAAAACCTagcttcaatttttcttttgctgtttattttatgcattttaaaaTTCTTCTATGGCTTATAATGGTACTTTCTCGCCAGAATGCTGACTACTGctataaatataaacaaaattaagaatTCCCCTACATTAGAGCTCTCGCTTGCTTCTTTATCCAAAATCATGAACATTGATCACTGTTAAATTATGCAGTTATTTGTTGCAGGATTTTTAATCAGCTGCTTGAaccgaaaaatatatatttgttgccTTGCTCCTGTATTAGATGTACCCGATCCCTTAGCTTCTGCTGTGAAATTTAAAATGCTAAAACATCTTGATGGCAGTCCAACATAGCTTCAGTAAATATGGTCCTACTGAGAAAAGGTTTGAGAAGCATATATTCTTGATCAGAAAGAAAACATGATATTGTAAGTGGAATGGAGAAGCTCATTATTAGAAGCACGTCCTAGGGCTCCACAAACTCTTCCTTGAGTTCATGTAACATCCTTTCAATGCAAAGAAAAATTCCTTGGGATTTGGGTCCTATAGTATGGGACGTGTGGTTTTCTCATCATtcaactaatatttttaaacatttggTGAAAAGAGCAAGCCATTGATGGGGTTGTAGAAAACATTTGATTGATGCATTCCAAATTACAGGCAAGATTGGTCGTATCTGTTGGGGGATTAGTCAGTTCAACCAAGAGTCAGTTTACTGGCACCTAAACCTGACACCCATTGGTAGGCCAATCGGCCTATCGACGCCGACCAGCAGATGTCAGTAACAGACCCAATTAGGTGGTTTGCATTGGGTCAAACAGGTTCAGATTGGTCGACTGATTTTGCCCAGCCCTTGATTAAATGCTCTTAAGATTTTTGCTATATTGCTTGGATTCTTCAATCCTTCTAGCAATCAGTTACTGAGGCCTACACTTGATAGCAAATATGGCGTCTATTTATGTGGGCAAATATTAGACGGGGGAGCGAGCATGAGAAAGCAAAGAAAGCTGTCAATGAGCATGACAAGGGAATGGCAAGTTTCTTTAACAATTAGCTTTTTAAGGACTATAAGATTTGTACTTGAAGAGAGGGACATTGGATTAGATGGAGATAGTTAAGTGATT
Coding sequences within:
- the LOC133870711 gene encoding peptide methionine sulfoxide reductase A1-like, with translation MLKTLASSTRFLTTTTTTTATTTTSSVGLCCSSLRKPFLNPLSKSRHRPLRPLSKPFTTTMNLLNKLGFGSPRAAQSAGDASIAQGPDDDVPAPGQQFAQFGAGCFWGVELAFQRVPGVTKTEVGYTQGFLHNPSYEDVCSGTSNHSEVVRVQFDPKECSFDALLDVFWARHDPTTLNRQGNDVGTQYRSGIYFYTPEQEKAARESLEHQQNLLNRKIVTEILPAKKFYRAEEYHQQYLEKGGRFGFKQSSGKGCNDPIRCYG